The proteins below come from a single Sphingomicrobium sediminis genomic window:
- the bchI gene encoding magnesium chelatase ATPase subunit I, protein MARFPFSAIVGQDEMKQALLIAAVDPTIGGVMVFGDRGTGKSTAARALAALLPPMSAVENCRFACAPDEKGTCPDPCTSGRTRKRPVPVVDLPLGASEDRVVGALDLERALRTGEKRFEPGLLAKAHRGFLYIDEINLLEDHLVDLLLDVAASGENVVEREGLSVRHRAKFVLIGSGNPEEGELRPQLLDRFGLSVEVRTPDEMEKRVEIMKRCGAHDRDPDAFAGQWAEEDAKILKQIERGKKKVASLEVPDDVLEDAATLCLAVGADGLRGELTLMRAAKALAALNGARAVRREHLIAVAPMALRHRLRRDVLDETGSTTRIERAIEESFG, encoded by the coding sequence ATGGCGCGTTTCCCTTTTTCCGCGATTGTCGGCCAGGACGAGATGAAGCAGGCGCTGCTCATCGCGGCCGTCGATCCGACCATCGGCGGGGTCATGGTGTTCGGCGATCGCGGCACCGGCAAGTCGACCGCGGCCCGCGCGCTGGCCGCTTTGCTGCCACCGATGAGCGCGGTCGAGAATTGCCGCTTTGCCTGCGCCCCCGATGAAAAAGGCACCTGCCCCGACCCCTGCACGTCGGGCCGCACACGCAAGCGCCCCGTCCCCGTCGTCGACCTGCCACTGGGCGCCAGCGAGGATCGCGTCGTTGGCGCGCTCGACCTCGAACGCGCACTCCGCACGGGCGAGAAGCGTTTCGAACCCGGCTTGCTCGCTAAGGCACATCGCGGCTTTCTTTATATCGACGAGATCAACCTGCTCGAGGATCACCTCGTCGATCTCTTGCTCGACGTTGCCGCGTCGGGCGAGAATGTCGTCGAGCGCGAAGGCCTGTCGGTCCGCCACCGCGCCAAATTCGTCCTCATCGGCAGCGGCAATCCCGAGGAAGGCGAACTGCGCCCGCAATTGCTCGACCGTTTCGGCCTGTCGGTCGAGGTGCGCACGCCCGATGAAATGGAAAAGCGCGTCGAGATTATGAAGCGCTGCGGCGCGCATGATCGCGACCCTGACGCCTTCGCCGGACAATGGGCCGAAGAGGATGCCAAGATCCTCAAGCAGATCGAGCGCGGCAAGAAGAAGGTCGCGAGCCTTGAGGTGCCGGACGATGTCTTGGAGGATGCCGCGACCTTGTGCCTTGCGGTCGGCGCCGACGGCCTGCGCGGCGAGCTCACGTTGATGCGCGCTGCCAAGGCGCTCGCTGCATTGAACGGCGCCCGCGCGGTCCGGCGCGAGCATCTCATCGCGGTTGCGCCAATGGCATTGCGCCACCGCCTGCGCCGCGACGTGCTCGACGAAACCGGATCGACGACGCGGATCGAACGCGCGATCGAAGAAAGCTTCGGATGA
- a CDS encoding alpha/beta hydrolase-fold protein: protein MISLLLTAAAAAAGQPVTATYLDTDPQIDGNLSAAEAALPAQQFRVENRLDNPDVPVPEIRFRLGYTPDHLYLAISHDGDAVSYHNRGYLWGDGWRIILTDAPDGRSGNFVEIYGDPRPEGDDGAEAFLAVQNGDQVYRRFRGDSRVAEAAGPDGTVFEALIDWGDIRPFRAGFDDIAGINLMFAKGLQTEEAGYFPYVYKLVHDDGVWDEEMLDRASVPLSFGAAPAAQRVRPALRTLATGQSLTLDWALYGDADPAPVRVELLDENGAPIQASTIAPEAPVFDLSGRSAGTYSLAISGADWSDEGPLVILPEIDLTVASMELAVLEGESDQGTFDTLSFRFEELRRAIGSIAPYEAADDLGARWTAFENALATATAGDDPFANVNAPYRRAFRSALDDSLQPYSVHVPEGASTGGARPAILFLHGSGTDDQGLLDRRRGDGRMVEIAPCGRDKYRAYAMAESQVDIIEALDAATRDFDLDPERIVIGGFSMGGYGALRAFYAHPHRYAGVAIFAGHPNLAQEWLGVPQPNFLIPEYLKVFEGVPVFIYHGTADAALAYGEAKKLAEALEEAGAIVTFRGVEGRGHTYQDEETQALFEAWLEQFHAP from the coding sequence ATGATTTCGCTTCTTCTTACGGCTGCTGCTGCGGCGGCCGGCCAGCCGGTGACCGCAACCTATCTCGACACCGATCCGCAGATTGACGGAAACCTGTCCGCAGCAGAGGCAGCATTGCCCGCGCAGCAATTTCGCGTCGAAAACCGGCTCGACAATCCCGACGTGCCCGTCCCCGAAATCCGCTTTCGCCTCGGCTATACGCCCGACCATCTCTACCTCGCCATCAGCCATGATGGCGACGCGGTCAGCTATCATAATCGTGGCTATCTGTGGGGCGATGGCTGGCGCATCATCCTGACTGACGCCCCCGATGGACGTTCGGGCAATTTCGTCGAGATTTACGGAGATCCACGCCCCGAAGGCGATGACGGGGCCGAGGCATTCCTTGCCGTCCAGAATGGCGACCAGGTCTATCGACGTTTCCGCGGTGACAGCCGCGTCGCCGAAGCGGCGGGACCCGACGGCACCGTGTTCGAAGCCCTGATCGACTGGGGCGACATCCGCCCGTTCCGGGCCGGCTTCGACGACATTGCCGGTATCAACCTCATGTTCGCCAAGGGGCTCCAAACGGAAGAAGCGGGCTACTTCCCCTACGTCTACAAGCTCGTGCATGATGACGGCGTCTGGGACGAGGAAATGCTCGACCGCGCCAGTGTACCACTTTCCTTTGGCGCTGCTCCGGCCGCCCAGCGGGTGCGTCCCGCCTTGCGCACCTTGGCTACCGGGCAAAGCCTGACCCTCGACTGGGCGCTCTATGGGGATGCCGACCCAGCACCCGTCCGTGTCGAACTTCTCGACGAGAATGGCGCCCCGATTCAGGCTAGCACGATCGCGCCCGAGGCCCCGGTTTTCGACCTGTCCGGCCGATCGGCAGGCACCTACAGCCTCGCCATTTCGGGCGCTGACTGGTCCGACGAAGGCCCGCTTGTCATCCTTCCCGAGATCGACCTCACGGTCGCGTCCATGGAATTGGCCGTGCTCGAAGGCGAGTCAGACCAAGGTACGTTCGACACGCTGAGCTTCCGTTTCGAGGAACTACGACGGGCGATAGGCTCCATCGCTCCGTACGAAGCTGCCGACGATCTCGGCGCGCGCTGGACCGCATTCGAAAACGCATTGGCCACGGCGACCGCTGGCGATGATCCCTTCGCCAACGTCAACGCGCCCTACCGGCGGGCCTTCCGCTCCGCGCTCGATGACAGCCTCCAGCCTTATTCGGTCCACGTGCCGGAAGGTGCGTCGACCGGCGGCGCCCGGCCTGCCATCCTCTTCCTCCATGGCAGCGGGACCGACGACCAGGGCCTGCTCGACCGCCGGCGCGGCGATGGCCGCATGGTCGAGATCGCGCCCTGTGGCCGTGACAAATATCGCGCCTATGCCATGGCCGAGAGCCAGGTCGACATCATCGAAGCCCTCGACGCCGCCACCCGCGACTTCGACCTCGATCCCGAGCGTATCGTCATCGGCGGCTTTTCGATGGGCGGCTACGGCGCCTTGCGAGCTTTTTATGCGCATCCCCATCGCTATGCCGGTGTCGCCATCTTCGCGGGGCACCCCAATCTCGCGCAGGAATGGCTGGGCGTGCCGCAACCCAATTTCCTGATCCCGGAATATCTCAAGGTCTTCGAAGGCGTGCCGGTTTTCATCTATCACGGCACCGCGGATGCAGCCTTGGCCTATGGCGAAGCCAAAAAGCTTGCGGAGGCGCTGGAGGAAGCTGGCGCCATCGTCACCTTCCGCGGCGTCGAAGGGCGCGGCCATACCTATCAGGACGAGGAAACGCAGGCGCTCTTCGAAGCCTGGCTGGAGCAGTTTCACGCGCCCTAG
- a CDS encoding GNAT family N-acetyltransferase yields MDIQFEEENGRGRWHVMPKEGDEAAEMTFSRTNAELIMIDHTFVPPSARGQGLGEKLAERAYADAKEKGWKIIPVCPFFKAQASRHGWGDIVQGI; encoded by the coding sequence ATGGATATTCAGTTCGAAGAAGAAAATGGTCGCGGCCGCTGGCATGTCATGCCCAAAGAGGGCGACGAAGCCGCGGAAATGACGTTCAGCCGCACCAATGCCGAGCTGATCATGATCGACCACACCTTCGTGCCGCCCTCGGCCCGCGGCCAGGGCCTCGGCGAAAAGCTCGCCGAGCGTGCCTATGCCGATGCGAAGGAAAAGGGCTGGAAGATCATCCCCGTCTGCCCCTTCTTCAAGGCGCAGGCCTCGCGCCACGGCTGGGGCGATATCGTCCAGGGCATCTAG
- a CDS encoding cytochrome c biogenesis CcdA family protein yields MLASLGLAFIAGVVTLLNPCVLPILPVLIGSALGQHKLGPLALAAGLVTSFSTVGLAIIAFGFSIGLDGALVRSIAGALLALAGIVLLVPKAQAALSAAAAPLTARANDKLTTVSGDGLLGQYGIGLLLGLVWAPCVGPTLGVAIAAASAGENLGQAFLTFLVFGLGVALAILALAYGARTTLGERSGMARKLSRIAKPLFGAMLVIVGAAVLTGFDKAVEAALLEVLPQGLIEFTTRF; encoded by the coding sequence ATGCTCGCCAGCCTCGGCCTTGCCTTCATCGCGGGGGTCGTCACCCTCCTCAACCCTTGCGTACTGCCTATCCTGCCGGTCCTGATCGGGTCGGCACTGGGTCAGCACAAGCTGGGGCCGCTCGCACTCGCCGCCGGGCTGGTGACGAGCTTTTCGACCGTTGGCCTCGCGATCATCGCCTTCGGCTTCTCGATCGGTCTCGACGGCGCGCTGGTCCGCAGCATTGCGGGCGCTTTGCTCGCCTTGGCCGGTATCGTGCTGCTCGTGCCGAAAGCGCAGGCGGCCCTCTCCGCAGCGGCCGCGCCGCTGACCGCGCGCGCCAACGACAAGCTTACCACGGTCTCGGGCGATGGCCTCCTCGGCCAGTATGGCATCGGCCTGCTGCTTGGGCTCGTCTGGGCCCCCTGTGTCGGACCGACGCTCGGCGTCGCCATCGCCGCCGCTTCTGCCGGAGAAAATCTCGGGCAGGCCTTCCTGACATTCCTGGTCTTCGGGCTCGGCGTCGCCCTGGCCATTCTCGCGCTAGCCTACGGCGCCCGCACCACGCTCGGCGAACGGTCGGGCATGGCTCGCAAATTATCGCGCATTGCCAAGCCGCTCTTCGGCGCGATGCTCGTCATCGTCGGCGCTGCCGTGCTGACGGGCTTCGACAAGGCGGTTGAGGCCGCCCTTCTCGAAGTGCTGCCGCAAGGGCTGATCGAGTTCACCACGCGCTTCTAG
- a CDS encoding thioredoxin family protein produces MRIIPLAATAAALAACTTETPAADTTDSYAMLLEADADRAAKDVPAAWTDFTGAAFAEAQAEGRTVIVDVYADWCPTCKAQAPILDELAEEEALDDALLLKVDYDRDKDFVRALRIPRQSTVLRFENGEEVQRSVAETDPMRLRDVVLGDAA; encoded by the coding sequence ATGCGTATCATTCCTCTTGCCGCCACGGCTGCGGCGCTGGCCGCCTGCACCACCGAAACCCCGGCCGCCGACACGACCGACAGCTATGCCATGTTGCTCGAAGCCGACGCCGACCGCGCCGCCAAGGACGTGCCCGCCGCCTGGACCGACTTTACTGGCGCTGCCTTCGCCGAGGCGCAGGCAGAGGGCCGCACGGTCATCGTCGATGTCTATGCCGACTGGTGCCCGACCTGTAAGGCGCAGGCCCCCATCCTCGACGAGCTGGCCGAAGAAGAGGCGCTAGATGACGCGCTGCTGCTCAAGGTCGACTATGACCGCGACAAGGATTTCGTGAGGGCATTGCGCATCCCGCGCCAGTCGACCGTGCTGCGCTTCGAAAATGGCGAGGAAGTCCAGCGTTCGGTCGCCGAGACCGATCCCATGCGCCTGCGCGATGTCGTCCTCGGCGACGCCGCCTAG
- a CDS encoding queuosine precursor transporter — MTDTTTRSAPTAIPISLFAFSVFYGGMICIAGVLANKQAQLFELPGVGMLAVESGIFPFLLLVITASAVTELFGQKTAQRLVLFGFVPLIMASLLTLLVLQIPPAEEMDPERLSAFELLLASTPRIWLAGIAAYGISTLLNVWIFEKMKKPGGRLLWLRSAVAGVLSQTIDSLIFITIAFYGVFPIVELLIGQMLAKAVLSAVLIPPAVQLMVSLGRKLDAPKAQQAA, encoded by the coding sequence ATGACCGATACGACGACGCGCAGCGCGCCCACCGCCATCCCGATTTCGCTATTTGCCTTCTCCGTCTTCTATGGCGGCATGATCTGCATTGCCGGGGTGCTCGCCAACAAGCAGGCGCAATTATTCGAATTGCCCGGCGTCGGCATGCTTGCGGTCGAAAGCGGTATCTTCCCCTTCCTCCTGCTCGTCATCACGGCGAGCGCGGTGACCGAGTTATTCGGGCAGAAAACCGCGCAGCGCCTCGTCCTGTTCGGTTTCGTGCCGCTCATCATGGCCTCGCTGCTGACCTTGCTTGTGCTGCAGATCCCGCCCGCCGAGGAAATGGATCCCGAGCGCCTCTCGGCCTTCGAACTGCTGCTAGCATCGACCCCGCGCATCTGGCTTGCCGGGATCGCCGCCTACGGCATCTCGACCCTGCTCAATGTCTGGATCTTCGAGAAGATGAAGAAGCCCGGCGGTCGCCTCCTGTGGCTGCGCAGCGCCGTCGCCGGCGTCCTCAGCCAGACGATCGACAGCCTCATCTTCATCACCATCGCCTTCTACGGTGTCTTCCCGATCGTCGAATTGCTGATCGGCCAGATGCTCGCCAAGGCGGTACTGAGCGCCGTCCTCATCCCGCCGGCAGTCCAGCTCATGGTAAGCCTCGGCCGCAAGCTCGACGCGCCAAAGGCGCAGCAGGCCGCCTGA
- a CDS encoding adenosine kinase, whose protein sequence is MTDTRFDIVAMGDAIVDVIAPCEPEFLVEHALPAGSMQLLTPLEADQLYEAMGVAEEHSGGSAANSMAGVAGMGGKAAFIGQIADDQFGKIFRHDLTSMGVHFDTPALPFTQDCPTGRCLILVTPDGQRTMNTAPGASHQLEAAQVSEDLVRASRILYLEGYLFGPEKPRAAMMAARKMAHASQREVAFTLSESVCITERRDPFIELIEKGGVDLLFCNADEAKILTGAADADTAIERLGRTVPTMIVTDGAAGAMARTKDGTVRIPAAPVDKVVDTTGAGDLFAAGFLTAYCKDAPLEKCLQTGAIAAAEVISHYGARPETNLKDLIDL, encoded by the coding sequence ATGACCGACACACGTTTCGATATTGTCGCGATGGGCGATGCGATCGTCGATGTGATCGCGCCGTGCGAACCCGAATTCCTTGTCGAGCATGCGCTTCCGGCGGGCTCGATGCAGTTACTGACGCCGCTCGAAGCCGATCAACTCTACGAGGCGATGGGCGTTGCCGAAGAGCATTCGGGCGGGTCGGCTGCCAATTCGATGGCGGGTGTTGCCGGCATGGGCGGCAAGGCGGCCTTTATCGGGCAGATTGCAGACGACCAGTTCGGCAAGATTTTCCGCCACGACCTTACCAGCATGGGCGTGCATTTCGACACGCCGGCTTTGCCTTTCACGCAGGACTGCCCGACGGGGCGCTGCCTCATCCTCGTGACGCCCGACGGGCAGCGCACGATGAATACGGCGCCGGGTGCGAGCCACCAGCTCGAGGCCGCGCAGGTGAGCGAAGACCTCGTCCGCGCCTCGCGTATCCTTTATCTGGAAGGCTATCTGTTCGGGCCTGAAAAACCGCGCGCCGCGATGATGGCCGCGCGCAAGATGGCCCATGCCTCGCAGCGCGAAGTGGCCTTCACCTTGTCCGAAAGCGTCTGCATCACCGAACGCCGCGATCCCTTCATCGAGCTGATCGAGAAAGGCGGGGTGGACCTGCTTTTCTGCAATGCTGACGAGGCGAAGATCCTGACCGGCGCCGCCGATGCCGACACGGCGATCGAGCGGCTGGGGCGCACCGTCCCGACCATGATCGTCACCGATGGCGCTGCCGGTGCGATGGCGCGCACCAAGGACGGCACCGTCCGCATTCCCGCCGCGCCCGTCGACAAGGTTGTCGACACGACCGGCGCTGGCGACCTGTTCGCCGCTGGCTTCCTCACGGCCTATTGCAAGGATGCGCCGCTCGAAAAATGCCTGCAGACCGGCGCCATCGCGGCAGCCGAAGTCATCTCGCATTACGGCGCGCGGCCCGAAACCAACCTCAAGGATTTGATCGACCTGTGA
- a CDS encoding TIGR00730 family Rossman fold protein has translation MTLKRIAIYCGHQAGENPAYRDTAVALANAMAERGIDLVYGGGKLGLMGIVADTVLEAGGKVYGVIPQSLIDVEVAHPGLTELHPVPGMHERKAKMTELTDAFVCLPGGIGTLDELMEAWTWNALGYHSKPFCLLNVEGFWDGFASFCDKIANEGFMSADRRKQLLMAHEPVEAIEKLDAAAANGTQGMVW, from the coding sequence GTGACCCTCAAGCGCATCGCCATCTATTGCGGCCACCAGGCCGGTGAAAACCCTGCCTATCGCGACACTGCCGTCGCGCTCGCCAACGCCATGGCCGAACGCGGCATCGACCTCGTCTATGGTGGGGGCAAGCTGGGGCTGATGGGGATTGTTGCCGACACCGTGCTCGAGGCTGGCGGCAAGGTCTATGGCGTTATCCCGCAGAGCCTGATCGACGTCGAAGTGGCGCATCCGGGCCTTACCGAATTGCATCCGGTCCCCGGCATGCATGAGCGCAAGGCCAAGATGACCGAGCTCACCGACGCTTTCGTCTGCCTACCGGGCGGCATCGGGACGCTGGACGAATTGATGGAAGCCTGGACGTGGAATGCGCTGGGCTATCATTCCAAGCCCTTCTGCCTGTTGAACGTCGAAGGCTTCTGGGACGGTTTCGCCAGTTTTTGCGACAAGATCGCCAATGAAGGCTTCATGAGCGCGGATCGCCGCAAGCAGTTGTTGATGGCGCACGAACCTGTCGAAGCCATCGAAAAGCTGGACGCGGCCGCCGCGAACGGTACACAAGGCATGGTCTGGTAA
- a CDS encoding NupC/NupG family nucleoside CNT transporter, with protein sequence MQILMSFAGIALILLLAFILSTDRKAIRLRVVGAAFALQAGIAALVLGTSWGAAGLEWMANGVSALLGYSAAGTQFLFGPNESNPLANTFVIAALPVIVFFAALISILYYLGIMQQIIKWVGGALQAITGISKVESLASAANIFVGQSESPLVVKPYLAKLPPSQLFTIMSVGMAGVAGTILAAYAAMGIDIEFLLAAAFMSAPGGILMAKIIMPDPKLEPAGDVDLNEQGRSPKGAAAAALDGHVEDVDPHGDEEKPANLIMAAAMGAQTGVKLAVAVAAMVLAFVALVALANGILGGIGGWFGYDDLTFQQIVGYVFQPIMYLIGVPWEEANIAGGLFGTKVVLNEFVAFIDLGAMDSLSTRTTAIVTFALCGFANFSSIAIQMAVTGGLAPNQRPTIARLGLRALAAGSLANLMSAALAGLLLSF encoded by the coding sequence ATGCAAATCCTGATGAGTTTCGCAGGCATCGCGCTGATCCTGCTGCTGGCCTTCATCCTGTCGACCGATCGCAAGGCGATCCGCCTGCGCGTTGTCGGCGCCGCCTTCGCCCTGCAGGCCGGTATTGCCGCCCTCGTGCTTGGCACCAGTTGGGGCGCTGCGGGGCTCGAATGGATGGCCAATGGTGTAAGCGCACTGCTCGGTTACTCGGCCGCAGGCACGCAATTCCTGTTCGGCCCCAACGAGAGCAATCCGCTGGCGAACACCTTCGTGATCGCTGCCTTGCCCGTCATCGTCTTCTTCGCCGCGCTCATCAGCATCCTCTATTATCTCGGCATCATGCAGCAGATCATCAAATGGGTGGGTGGCGCGCTGCAGGCCATTACCGGCATCTCCAAGGTCGAGAGTCTTGCCTCGGCGGCCAACATCTTCGTCGGCCAGTCGGAAAGCCCGCTGGTCGTCAAACCTTACCTCGCCAAGCTGCCGCCGAGCCAGCTTTTCACCATCATGAGCGTCGGCATGGCCGGTGTCGCCGGCACCATCCTTGCCGCCTACGCCGCGATGGGCATCGACATCGAATTCCTCCTCGCCGCCGCATTCATGAGCGCGCCGGGCGGGATCCTGATGGCCAAGATCATCATGCCCGACCCCAAGCTCGAGCCCGCTGGCGATGTCGACCTCAACGAACAGGGGCGCAGCCCCAAGGGCGCGGCGGCCGCAGCGCTCGATGGTCATGTCGAGGATGTCGATCCGCATGGCGACGAGGAAAAGCCCGCCAACCTCATCATGGCCGCGGCCATGGGCGCTCAGACCGGCGTGAAGCTCGCCGTTGCTGTCGCAGCGATGGTGTTGGCCTTCGTCGCATTGGTCGCGCTTGCCAACGGCATCCTTGGCGGGATCGGTGGCTGGTTCGGCTATGATGATCTCACCTTCCAGCAGATCGTCGGCTATGTTTTCCAGCCAATCATGTACCTGATCGGGGTGCCGTGGGAGGAAGCCAATATTGCCGGCGGCCTGTTCGGGACAAAGGTCGTGCTCAACGAATTCGTCGCCTTCATCGATCTAGGTGCGATGGACAGCCTGTCGACCCGCACCACCGCAATCGTCACCTTCGCGCTTTGCGGCTTCGCCAACTTCTCGTCGATCGCGATCCAGATGGCGGTGACCGGCGGCCTTGCGCCCAACCAGCGCCCGACCATCGCGCGCCTGGGCCTGCGCGCGCTGGCCGCCGGTTCGCTCGCCAACCTGATGAGTGCGGCGCTTGCGGGTCTGTTGTTGAGCTTCTAG
- a CDS encoding isopenicillin N synthase family dioxygenase — protein MTEVITSESVATVSLKDDPDTLAHDLGTSFVEYGFAIVRDHGIPQDLIDRAYKKAEEFFALPEEVKRKYHVEGGGGARGYTPFGIETAKGHKHHDLKEFYHVGRDLPEGHRFRDHMADNIWPEEIESFEATFKELYAEFDKAGERLLRAVARFLNIEEEFLVDAIEDGNSVMRMLFYPPQTEPTGQHIRAGAHGDINAITLLLGAEEAGLQLLTKEGKWLDVKPKEGELAINIGDMLDRLTNGYLPSTQHRVINPTPDRASNARYSMPFFLHFRSDFEIKALPGCVPEGEEPKQPPITADEFLQQRLREIKLA, from the coding sequence ATGACCGAAGTAATCACCAGTGAAAGCGTTGCGACCGTCTCCCTGAAGGACGATCCGGACACGCTCGCCCATGACCTTGGCACCAGCTTTGTCGAATATGGTTTCGCCATCGTGCGTGACCACGGCATTCCACAGGACCTGATCGACCGCGCCTACAAGAAAGCGGAAGAGTTTTTCGCACTGCCCGAAGAGGTGAAGCGTAAGTATCATGTTGAAGGCGGCGGCGGCGCGCGCGGCTATACGCCGTTCGGGATCGAGACGGCCAAGGGTCACAAGCATCACGACCTCAAGGAATTCTACCATGTCGGGCGCGACCTGCCCGAGGGGCATCGCTTCCGCGATCATATGGCCGACAATATCTGGCCGGAAGAAATCGAGAGCTTCGAGGCGACCTTCAAGGAACTCTATGCCGAGTTCGACAAGGCTGGCGAGCGGCTGCTGCGCGCGGTTGCGCGCTTCCTGAACATCGAAGAGGAATTTCTCGTCGATGCGATCGAGGACGGCAATAGCGTGATGCGCATGCTCTTCTACCCGCCGCAGACCGAGCCGACGGGCCAGCACATCCGCGCCGGGGCGCATGGCGATATCAATGCCATCACCTTGCTGCTTGGTGCCGAGGAGGCGGGTCTCCAGCTGCTGACCAAGGAAGGCAAGTGGCTCGACGTGAAGCCCAAGGAAGGCGAGCTCGCCATCAATATTGGCGACATGCTCGACCGGCTGACCAACGGCTATCTGCCCTCGACCCAGCATCGCGTCATCAACCCGACGCCCGATCGCGCCAGTAATGCGCGTTATTCGATGCCTTTCTTCCTTCATTTCCGGAGCGACTTCGAAATCAAGGCGCTGCCCGGTTGCGTACCCGAAGGCGAGGAGCCCAAGCAGCCGCCCATCACGGCGGACGAATTCCTCCAGCAACGGTTGCGCGAGATCAAGCTGGCCTGA